atttctctatttctttaataaattttctcaattaaatataaacgtAAATTAGAATAATGTTGTTGGTTTTTCCcacaaaaaagtaataaaaacgtttcattttatgtattctttatgtattgtattttgcTTTAAAGGATAAGTGTATTACCAGCTCTTAAAcagaaattgttaatattttcatacttgCTTACTTTCAGAAAGAAAATAGAACCAATAATGTTAAGGAATGTCTTACAGAATATTCCTTGGAAGATAAAATGGAAACTTTAAAATACATGATTGCTTATAATgcaaaaagtatacaaaatgtaccacaatatagaaatattgtacCTAAACCTACTGTTGGTGTaagattataatatataataataaattttcttttaaaatgatgTATGCAAAACTATGTTTGTTAACTTTCTGCACAGTTCTtatcttccattaaaattttatttcgcaagTATGCTAATAGtatatctaataaataatttaaggtAAAGGAATGTTTAGAAGCAAATCAGGACACACAATTTCAAACTCTTATTTCTGAGTTAAGAAATACTGTGATGAACAGCTATTGGAACAAGGAAGTTGGTAAAACACGCTATAATATTCCAAATCTTCCAATTGGTTTAAATCCATGGGAaacaaaatttggaaaaaaaaataaatttggtaaaagcataattaaaatataatctaatcattatgtaataaatctgtaataataacttcacattttttattaattagaaacaCCTATTGCTGAACTACTTCATGCACATGAAAATCAAATTGGTATTTTAAATCCGGATATTCTTAACATGTATAAAAAAAGTCATAATAATTATCAACCTGCAGAACAAATGAAAAGGAAGTATGTAAtaacaaaatgataaataattgtatattatatttcaattatttattattttaaaatttttaagaattaaattgTACTTGCAGCTATAAGGAACCATTTAATCCAAATTCTTCCTTTGGACAATCAAACAGTACTAGCATTAAAAACGCACAAGTGAAAAAACATCTAACGTGGTGTAATTCTAATTCCTTTACACTTGTTAATTCCATTTTAGCAGATTTTAAAACACGTTCGCAACCTTGTTTAGGAGAAGTAAGGTGACaagtatttattacaaattaaatttagtataaaaaagaagaaacactgATTTCaaaaaaagtttcattattaaaaaagtataattttttatgaaaaattgtaatgaaactTTTTTTGAAATCAGAGTTTCATCTTTTTGTTCAGAAAATTTAAGTAATATAAATTCTACTAAGTAATTTGTTATTTCTATTGCAACATATTGTCATTATTGTATTTACTTGAATTAatgtttttagaaattttaaaaaaggatATTCATATATGAATATGGTACATGGAAAATCaagtaaaaaacaaataaaacatgaaacaaatattttaactgACTCTCCTGTCAATAAGAATATTATAGATcatcaaaaatatttacaatatgtaAACAGCTTACGTCAAAAGTTTAAGAAATGTGTTCCAGAAATTCCATTTTTAGACATTTATGAAGAATTATGCAATTTTgacaaagtaatattttatttttatttaactttcctatgatttaaattaaattttgaaaattttagaaattcattcttcactaataaagtattttaaatatttaatagataagcttaatatttataaacatctaATGACAATATGTACTCAAATCATGCAATACCTCCATAGGATTACATAGGAATATTACCAGAAGAAAGAATCTTTTCTACAGTAGCTaagtataaaatgtatttaaacaaagaatatttaataccatTACTGGATC
This is a stretch of genomic DNA from Nomia melanderi isolate GNS246 chromosome 1, iyNomMela1, whole genome shotgun sequence. It encodes these proteins:
- the LOC116427119 gene encoding uncharacterized protein LOC116427119 isoform X4, which encodes MKMYCINIQNELLDKNQETRNYFNKKFKENRTNNVKECLTEYSLEDKMETLKYMIAYNAKSIQNVPQYRNIVPKPTVGVKECLEANQDTQFQTLISELRNTVMNSYWNKEVGKTRYNIPNLPIGLNPWETKFGKKNKFETPIAELLHAHENQIGILNPDILNMYKKSHNNYQPAEQMKRNYKEPFNPNSSFGQSNSTSIKNAQVKKHLTWCNSNSFTLVNSILADFKTRSQPCLGEDYIGILPEERIFSTVAKYKMYLNKEYLIPLLDLLLIRKDKNINYKKFLNLLNWKYDFPTFPKVDKILLECEHYNTVYNNTIGNIKEIGITKKVLHGSLEDKTFMAYNLISPTIFTKYGISHNDLCKLRTKEEIKDIFENIGVQFPDDSFNLIWEKGLEKYNTQNLSVETFKNLCDRSDMIVEMDKEINK
- the LOC116427119 gene encoding EF-hand domain-containing family member B isoform X1, whose translation is MKMYCINIQNELLDKNQETRNYFNKKFKENRTNNVKECLTEYSLEDKMETLKYMIAYNAKSIQNVPQYRNIVPKPTVGVKECLEANQDTQFQTLISELRNTVMNSYWNKEVGKTRYNIPNLPIGLNPWETKFGKKNKFETPIAELLHAHENQIGILNPDILNMYKKSHNNYQPAEQMKRNYKEPFNPNSSFGQSNSTSIKNAQVKKHLTWCNSNSFTLVNSILADFKTRSQPCLGEVRNFKKGYSYMNMVHGKSSKKQIKHETNILTDSPVNKNIIDHQKYLQYVNSLRQKFKKCVPEIPFLDIYEELCNFDKDYIGILPEERIFSTVAKYKMYLNKEYLIPLLDLLLIRKDKNINYKKFLNLLNWKYDFPTFPKVDKILLECEHYNTVYNNTIGNIKEIGITKKVLHGSLEDKTFMAYNLISPTIFTKYGISHNDLCKLRTKEEIKDIFENIGVQFPDDSFNLIWEKGLEKYNTQNLSVETFKNLCDRSDMIVEMDKEINK
- the LOC116427119 gene encoding EF-hand domain-containing family member B isoform X2, translating into MKMYCINIQNELLDKNQETRNYFNKKFKENRTNNVKECLTEYSLEDKMETLKYMIAYNAKSIQNVPQYRNIVPKPTVGVKECLEANQDTQFQTLISELRNTVMNSYWNKEVGKTRYNIPNLPIGLNPWETKFGKKNKFETPIAELLHAHENQIGILNPDILNMYKKSHNNYQPAEQMKRNYKEPFNPNSSFGQSNSTSIKNAQVKKHLTWCNSNSFTLVNSILADFKTRSQPCLGEVRNFKKGYSYMNMVHGKSSKKQIKHETNILTDSPVNKNIIDHQKYLQYVNSLRQKFKKCVPEIPFLDIYEELCNFDKDYIGILPEERIFSTVAKYKMYLNKEYLIPLLDLLLIRKDKNINYKKFLNLLNWKYDFPTFPKVDKILLECEHYNTVYNNTIGNIKEIEKVLHGSLEDKTFMAYNLISPTIFTKYGISHNDLCKLRTKEEIKDIFENIGVQFPDDSFNLIWEKGLEKYNTQNLSVETFKNLCDRSDMIVEMDKEINK
- the LOC116427119 gene encoding EF-hand domain-containing family member B isoform X3, producing METLKYMIAYNAKSIQNVPQYRNIVPKPTVGVKECLEANQDTQFQTLISELRNTVMNSYWNKEVGKTRYNIPNLPIGLNPWETKFGKKNKFETPIAELLHAHENQIGILNPDILNMYKKSHNNYQPAEQMKRNYKEPFNPNSSFGQSNSTSIKNAQVKKHLTWCNSNSFTLVNSILADFKTRSQPCLGEVRNFKKGYSYMNMVHGKSSKKQIKHETNILTDSPVNKNIIDHQKYLQYVNSLRQKFKKCVPEIPFLDIYEELCNFDKDYIGILPEERIFSTVAKYKMYLNKEYLIPLLDLLLIRKDKNINYKKFLNLLNWKYDFPTFPKVDKILLECEHYNTVYNNTIGNIKEIGITKKVLHGSLEDKTFMAYNLISPTIFTKYGISHNDLCKLRTKEEIKDIFENIGVQFPDDSFNLIWEKGLEKYNTQNLSVETFKNLCDRSDMIVEMDKEINK